The following nucleotide sequence is from Actinomycetota bacterium.
CGTCGGGTATACGGCTGTCGCCGCGCTCGTACCCGGGCGATGGCGTGCTCGATGCCCTCGTCTTCACGGGGCAGAAGTCCGATGCCTACACGATGATGCCTCGCATCATGCGCCACGGTGGGCACGTTCCCGACGACGCGATCAAGGAGCTCCGCGCGAAGATCCGCTTCGCCGTCGAGGCGGACCGCCCGCTCGCCGTGGTCGCCGACGGCGAGCCGTTCGGCACGACGCCCGCGACCTTCCAGGTCGTGCCCCAACAGATCCTGTTGAAGCTCTAGAGGAGGCCACGTGAACGCCCGTCTCACCGATCGCATGCGGCGCGCCGCCGAGGAGGCCACGAGGCAGGGGTTCGACGCCCTCGTGGTCGCTCCCTCGCCCGACCTGGCCTACCTCACCGGCTACGACCCGATGCCGCTCGAGCGACCGACGCTGCTCGTGCTTCGGAGCGGACACGCGCCTACGATGCTCGTGCCCGAGCTGGAACGGCCGCTCGCCGCCGATTGCCCGAGCGCCGGGGCGATCGAGCTGATCGGCTGGACCGATGCCGTCGATCCTTACGGAGAAGCTGCGCGGCTCCTGCCGTCCCAGGGGCGCGTCGCGGTCGGGGACCGGCTCTGGGCGAGCCACGTGCTGGGGCTCCAGCACGCGGTACCGAGCATCGCGCTCGAGCCGGCGTCGCCCGTGATCGGCCGCCTCCGCGCCGTGAAGGACGAGGACGAGCTCGCGGCCCTGCGCCGGGCCGCACGCGGCGCCGACGAGGCGTTCCGGACGATCTGTACGATGCCCTTCGCGGGGCGGCGTGAGGAACAGATCGCGGCGGACCTCGCGGACCTCCTCGTGCGCAACGGACATTCGCGAGCCGACTTCACGATCGTGGCGAGCGGCACGAACGCCGCCTCGCCGCATCACGAACCCGGCGGACGCACGATCGTGCCCCGGGACGCTGTCGTGATGGACTTCGGCGGACAGCTCGGCGGGTACTTCAGCGACACGACGAGGACGGTCGTCGTGGGGGAGCCCCCGGCCGGGTTCGAGCGCGTCTACGAGACCGTCCGCGAGGCGCAGGCTGCCGCGTGCGACGCGGTCGCCCCTGGTGTCCTCGCCCAGCACGTCGACCGCGTGGCGCGGGGCATCATCGAGGACGCCGGACTCGGGGAGCGCTTCATCCACCGCACCGGTCACGGCATCGGGCTTGAGGTGCACGAGCCGCCCTACATCGTGGAGGGCAACGAGTGGCCCCTCGCGCCCGGCACGACGTTCTCCGTCGAGCCCGGCGCCTACTTCGAGGGTGAGTTCGGAGTGCGGATCGAGGACATCGTGGCTGTCACTGCCGACGGGGTGGAGCGGCTGAACCGGTCGACCCGAGAGCTGCAAGTCGTGCGGTAGGCGGAACCCGCCGTCAGTCTCGAGGTCGGACCTTCGTGCCGTCACGCGTGTCCATGACCTCGAGGCCCATCGCCACCAGTTCGTGGCGCAGCCGGTCGCTCTCTGCGTAGTCCTTCTCCGCGCGGGCCTCGTCGCGCAGGGCCATCATCGAGCGCATCTCCTCGGTCGGAGCCCACCCGCTGGTGGCCTCCCGCTCGAGATCGAGTCCGAGGACGGCGTCCCACGAGGCCAGCAGGGCGTACCGTTCACCCACGGTCACCGCTTCGTCGCCCGCGGCCGCGTTCACGATGACTACGGCCGCGGGCATGTCGAGGTCGGCGGCGACCGCCTCCCGGAAGCGCGCGTCGTATCCCTTCGCGCGTTCGCCGAGCTCCTTCATGGGCGGGGCCCATTCGGCCAGGCGTCTGCGGAGCTGCCTGACCTTCGCGTCGGCCGCCTCCATCGCCTCCCAGGTGAAGTCCATCTCGGAGCGGTAGCGCGACTGGAACGTGAGCCACCGAAACGCGAGTGGATCGATGCCGCGCTCGACCAGCTCGTGCACCCGAACGGTGTTCCCCGTCGACTTCGAGATCTTCTGACCCGATTGCCGCAGGTGACCCCCGTGCACCCAGATCGAGACCACCTGGTGCCCAACCGCGCCCTCGCTCTGCGCGATCTCGTCCTCGTGATGAGGGAACCGCAGATCGCTGCCGCCCGTGTGGATGTCGAACCGATCGCCCAGGTACTTCATCGACATCGCCGAGCACTCGATGTGCCAGCCGGGAAACCCCACGCCCCACGGCGAGTCCCACTTCATGAGCCGGCCGGGACCGGCAGCCTTCCACAGGGCGAAGTCTGCCGGATGGCGCTTGGCCGGATCGGTCTCGAGGTCGCGGTGCCCCTCACGGAGGTTGTCGAGGGTGTTCCCGCTCAGCTTCCCGTATCCGGGGAACGAAGAGACGTCGAAGTAGACGCTGCCGGAATCCGCCACGTACGCGTGCCCCCGGTCGATCAGTGTCTGGGTGAGCTCGATCATCTCCGGGATGTGCTCGGTGGCCTTCGGGTACTCGTCGGCCGGGCGGATGCCCACGGCGGCGGCGTCCTCGAACACGGCCTCGGCGTATTTCTCGGCGATCTCGAGCGTGGACAAGCCCTCGTCCTCCACGGCGAGCAGCATCTTGTCGACGGCGTCGGGCGAGGCCTCGTCGGTCATGTGCCCGACATCGGTGATGTTCATGATCTGCGTCACGCGGTAGCCCTCGAACTCGAGGGCGCGCCGGATCAGATCGCCCAGCATGAACGTGCGCAGGTTCCCGAGGTGCGCGAACCGATAGACCGTGGGGCCGCACGTGTAGATCGTGACGTGCCCCTCGGCGGCGGAGCGAACCTCGTCGAGCTCGCGCGTCAGCGAGTTGTACAGGCGCATGGCGCTGAGCTTACCGTCGGATGGGTCAGCGCTCTGCGTCGTCGGGTCGGGGAGGCGATGGCGGCCTCAGCATCAGCTGCGGCCGCTCCGCCTGCCCGTTGCCGCCGGCGGCGGACACCTCGATCGGCGGCGGCGGCACCGGCACGGGGATGCGCGACTCGACCCCGGCGTGGTCCCTGTGCGCCCGGAGCACGGCCTCGTGGTAGCGCTCGAGCATCTGGGCGAACGCGGGGTCGTGGTACGGCCGTCCGTCGACCGTGGGCCCGGGCGTGCCCTCGATGATCGCCTCGACGTCGTCGCCCGTGATCGTCTTCACGGTTTCGAGCGCGTGCGCGAGCGCGAGCACCTCGGCTCGGTTCTGCTCGAGCAGCGACGACGTGCGCTCGTAGAGCTCGGCCAGCTTGTCCTCGACGCTCTGGCCGAACGCCGAGTCGAACATCGCCCGGTCGCCACCCGTCTCCATCGACATCGACCCGAGCGGCGCGAGCGTGACCGATCGCGACGCGAACCGGTCACCCATCGCGTAGTAGGCCAGCGCCTGGCTCGTCATGCCGGTCGCGGCGCGCATGTCGCCTCCGACCCCCATCGAGTGGTCGCCGTCGAAGAACATGCGCTCGCCCGCCAGCGACGCGAGCGCGGTCATCACGTCGATCTCGCGCTCCGAGCGCCATTGCACGAACTGGTCCTCCGGTGGGATCGACGAGACGAAGCCCCCGACGTCGCCCCGCCGCTCGATCGTCGCCATGTCGATCACCGCATGCTTGCGAAGCCGGTAGGCGACCACCGCGTGGCACGCCTCGTGCACGGCTACCGAGTGTCGCTCGCGCTCGATGTACTCATGCTCGTCGGGCAGCCCGTGCTGCTTCAGTTGCTTCGCCTTCACGACGTCGGCGTAGGACACGGTGTCGCGGTCGTCCCGGATCGCGATCACGAGTCCCTCGTTCACGATGTCCTTGATCGACGCCCCCGAGAAGTACGGCGTGATCGTCGCCAGCTTGTCGATCTCCTCGGACGAGAGATCGTTCTTCACCTTCGCCAGGTAGTACTCGAACGTTGCCCGACGTCCGTCCTTCTGCGGGTAGCCGACCTTGTACTGGCGGTCGACACGCCCGGGGCGCATCATCGCCGGGTCGAGCACGTTGGGCATGTTCGTCGCGAAGATGTGCAGGATGCGGTACTTGGGCGGGGGCTTCGGCTTCATGCCGAGCAGCTTGCGGATCTTGTTCACGAGCCCCTTCGGCTTCGTGAGGCCCGACATCTCGGCCAGCAGCGCCTGCAGGGTTCCCATGCCGCCGCCGCCCGCCATGCCGCCCATGAACACCTGCTCCTTGTACGGAGCGCCGGGCTCGCCCGACGCCGGACCGGCGTGGAACGCCGCGTCGCGCCCGGCCGCCGAGAGGTAGGAGACTCCGTTGCAGCTCGGCCTCGTGGACCAGGGCGAGACGGGGGCGAAGCCCGTCGCGACCTGCTGACCACGGCTGCCGAGGGAGTCGGCCTCGTCGATGAAGACGATCGCGCCGCCGTAGCGCATCGAGAGCTTGCGGAGCTTGCGGTACAGCGACCGAACCTTGAGGATGCCGACGCCCATGAACATGTTGATGAAGGCGCCGGCGTCGACGTTCACGAACGGCTTCGCGGTCTCGCCGGCCACGGCCTGCGCCATGAGCGTCTTGCCCGTGCCTGGCGGTCCCCACAGCAGGATGCCGCCGGGCACGTAGCCGCCGCGAGACTCGATCGCCTCGGGGTCGTCGAGGAAGACCAGGGTCTCCTTGAGCTGCCCGAGCGCCGCATCCTGCCCCTTCACGTCGTCGAATCGGGTCTCGATCTCGTCGGGCATGATCGTGTCGATGCCGCCCCTCGACAGGAACCAGAACAGCCCGATGAACTGGAACATCACGAAGAAGAAGCCGAACGCGAGCTGCAGGATGAACGGGAGCGCGACCACGAGGCGTGCCGGCGCCTCGACGATGCCGAGCCACACGGGGTCGGTGTCGAAGATGCGGCCGAGGAGCGTGCTGAACACCAGCAGGAACAGCACGAACTTGAACGCACGTCCGGCGCGATACCGGGTGTAGTCGTTCATCTTCCCGAGCCGGCGCTCGGTGCCGCCGAAGACGGACTGCTGCCAGAAGCGGTAGTACCCCTTCGACCGTTCCTCGATGAAGTAGTGCACCTGCCGGACGAACTCGAGGGCCATCAGGGCGAGCAGCCACCAGTAGTCGTTGACAGCGATGCGCACGGCGTCGACGAACGGCCCGTCGAGCGGGCGCACGGTGGTGCTCCACACGACCGCGAGGCCGGCGAGCCACAGGACGCCCAAGAAGATCAGGAGCTTGATGCGGTCCCACAGCACGGCGGGCGCGCGTGTCTGCCGCTCGGACGCCCTCGGCCGCGAAGGCCGATCCGCCAAGATATTGGTGCCCTTACCGTTGCTCATGCGATCACCGCCCAGGAGTCGATCACCGATTCGATGTCACCGCGGTTGCGGCCGTAACACTCGGCGCTGCAGAGCACCGCCAGCACGTAGACCTTGTCGGATGCCGGATCCATGTACGCGGTCTGCGAGATCTGCACG
It contains:
- a CDS encoding AAA family ATPase — encoded protein: MSNGKGTNILADRPSRPRASERQTRAPAVLWDRIKLLIFLGVLWLAGLAVVWSTTVRPLDGPFVDAVRIAVNDYWWLLALMALEFVRQVHYFIEERSKGYYRFWQQSVFGGTERRLGKMNDYTRYRAGRAFKFVLFLLVFSTLLGRIFDTDPVWLGIVEAPARLVVALPFILQLAFGFFFVMFQFIGLFWFLSRGGIDTIMPDEIETRFDDVKGQDAALGQLKETLVFLDDPEAIESRGGYVPGGILLWGPPGTGKTLMAQAVAGETAKPFVNVDAGAFINMFMGVGILKVRSLYRKLRKLSMRYGGAIVFIDEADSLGSRGQQVATGFAPVSPWSTRPSCNGVSYLSAAGRDAAFHAGPASGEPGAPYKEQVFMGGMAGGGGMGTLQALLAEMSGLTKPKGLVNKIRKLLGMKPKPPPKYRILHIFATNMPNVLDPAMMRPGRVDRQYKVGYPQKDGRRATFEYYLAKVKNDLSSEEIDKLATITPYFSGASIKDIVNEGLVIAIRDDRDTVSYADVVKAKQLKQHGLPDEHEYIERERHSVAVHEACHAVVAYRLRKHAVIDMATIERRGDVGGFVSSIPPEDQFVQWRSEREIDVMTALASLAGERMFFDGDHSMGVGGDMRAATGMTSQALAYYAMGDRFASRSVTLAPLGSMSMETGGDRAMFDSAFGQSVEDKLAELYERTSSLLEQNRAEVLALAHALETVKTITGDDVEAIIEGTPGPTVDGRPYHDPAFAQMLERYHEAVLRAHRDHAGVESRIPVPVPPPPIEVSAAGGNGQAERPQLMLRPPSPPRPDDAER
- the cysS gene encoding cysteine--tRNA ligase, with the translated sequence MRLYNSLTRELDEVRSAAEGHVTIYTCGPTVYRFAHLGNLRTFMLGDLIRRALEFEGYRVTQIMNITDVGHMTDEASPDAVDKMLLAVEDEGLSTLEIAEKYAEAVFEDAAAVGIRPADEYPKATEHIPEMIELTQTLIDRGHAYVADSGSVYFDVSSFPGYGKLSGNTLDNLREGHRDLETDPAKRHPADFALWKAAGPGRLMKWDSPWGVGFPGWHIECSAMSMKYLGDRFDIHTGGSDLRFPHHEDEIAQSEGAVGHQVVSIWVHGGHLRQSGQKISKSTGNTVRVHELVERGIDPLAFRWLTFQSRYRSEMDFTWEAMEAADAKVRQLRRRLAEWAPPMKELGERAKGYDARFREAVAADLDMPAAVVIVNAAAGDEAVTVGERYALLASWDAVLGLDLEREATSGWAPTEEMRSMMALRDEARAEKDYAESDRLRHELVAMGLEVMDTRDGTKVRPRD
- a CDS encoding Xaa-Pro peptidase family protein, whose amino-acid sequence is MNARLTDRMRRAAEEATRQGFDALVVAPSPDLAYLTGYDPMPLERPTLLVLRSGHAPTMLVPELERPLAADCPSAGAIELIGWTDAVDPYGEAARLLPSQGRVAVGDRLWASHVLGLQHAVPSIALEPASPVIGRLRAVKDEDELAALRRAARGADEAFRTICTMPFAGRREEQIAADLADLLVRNGHSRADFTIVASGTNAASPHHEPGGRTIVPRDAVVMDFGGQLGGYFSDTTRTVVVGEPPAGFERVYETVREAQAAACDAVAPGVLAQHVDRVARGIIEDAGLGERFIHRTGHGIGLEVHEPPYIVEGNEWPLAPGTTFSVEPGAYFEGEFGVRIEDIVAVTADGVERLNRSTRELQVVR